The following are encoded together in the Actinoplanes sp. N902-109 genome:
- the carA gene encoding glutamine-hydrolyzing carbamoyl-phosphate synthase small subunit — MKPAILVLEDGRAFTGTSYGAEGETFGEAVFTTGMTGYQETLTDPSYHRQVVIQTAPQIGNTGVNGEDDESGRIWVAGYVVRDPARRPSNWRSTGDLGERLAAEGVVGISGIDTRALTRHLRSRGAMRVGISTVDLDPASLLARVKAAPEMLGADLSAEVTTPERYTVDAIGEHRYTVAALDLGIKRNVSRRLAERGVTTHIFPATTTIEEMLAVSPDAVFLSPGPGDPATAQGPVSIARAALERRVPLFGICFGSQILGRALGFGTYKLGYGHRGINQPVFDKTTGKVEVTSHNHGFAVDAPLNTVIDTDFGGVEVSHVCLNDNVVEGLRALDVPAFTVQYHPEAAAGPHDADYLFDRFVELVEKVEAR, encoded by the coding sequence GTGAAACCAGCAATTCTTGTACTCGAGGACGGGCGTGCGTTCACCGGCACGTCCTACGGCGCCGAGGGGGAGACCTTCGGCGAGGCCGTGTTCACCACCGGCATGACCGGCTATCAGGAAACGCTCACCGATCCCTCGTACCATCGCCAGGTCGTGATCCAGACCGCCCCGCAGATCGGCAACACCGGGGTCAACGGCGAGGACGACGAGTCCGGCCGGATCTGGGTGGCCGGCTATGTCGTGCGTGACCCGGCGCGCCGGCCCTCCAACTGGCGCTCGACCGGCGACCTCGGTGAGCGGCTGGCCGCCGAGGGCGTGGTCGGCATCAGCGGCATCGACACCCGGGCGCTGACCCGGCACCTGCGCTCTCGCGGCGCGATGCGGGTGGGCATCTCCACCGTCGACCTGGACCCGGCGTCGCTGCTGGCCCGGGTCAAGGCCGCGCCGGAGATGCTCGGCGCCGACCTGTCGGCCGAGGTCACCACGCCGGAGCGCTACACGGTCGACGCGATCGGCGAGCACCGCTACACCGTCGCCGCGCTGGACCTGGGCATCAAGCGCAACGTCTCGCGCCGGCTGGCCGAACGCGGCGTGACCACGCACATCTTCCCGGCGACCACGACCATCGAGGAGATGCTCGCGGTCAGCCCGGACGCGGTGTTCCTCTCGCCGGGCCCGGGCGACCCGGCGACCGCGCAGGGGCCGGTCTCGATCGCCCGCGCGGCGCTGGAGCGGCGGGTGCCGCTGTTCGGCATCTGCTTCGGCAGCCAGATCCTCGGGCGCGCCCTGGGCTTCGGCACCTACAAGCTCGGGTACGGCCACCGCGGCATCAACCAGCCGGTGTTCGACAAGACCACCGGCAAGGTCGAGGTGACCAGCCACAACCACGGCTTCGCGGTCGACGCGCCGCTGAACACCGTGATCGACACCGACTTCGGCGGCGTCGAGGTCTCCCACGTGTGCCTCAACGACAACGTCGTCGAGGGTCTGCGGGCGCTCGACGTGCCCGCCTTCACCGTCCAGTACCACCCCGAGGCGGCGGCCGGACCCCACGACGCCGACTACCTGTTCGACCGGTTCGTCGAACTCGTCGAGAAGGTCGAGGCCCGCTGA
- the pyrR gene encoding bifunctional pyr operon transcriptional regulator/uracil phosphoribosyltransferase PyrR produces the protein MAQPRADTETPPSKTILSGSDLHRVVDRIAHQILEKTSGATGTVLLGIPTRGVPLARRLAARIHAFEGIDIPVGALDITLYRDDLRLHATRALGRTELPGDGLDGRRVILVDDVLFSGRTVRAALDALNDVGRPSSVQLAVLVDRGHRQLPIRADYVGKNIPTALSESVRVSLAEIDGTDEVKLFGGDPA, from the coding sequence GTGGCACAGCCGCGCGCAGACACGGAAACACCACCCAGCAAGACCATTCTTTCGGGGTCCGACCTGCACCGGGTCGTCGACCGCATCGCGCACCAGATCCTCGAGAAGACCTCCGGCGCCACCGGCACCGTCCTGCTGGGCATCCCGACCCGCGGCGTCCCGCTCGCCCGCCGGCTGGCCGCCCGCATCCACGCCTTCGAGGGCATCGACATCCCGGTCGGTGCGTTGGACATCACTCTTTACCGCGACGACCTGCGGCTGCACGCCACCCGCGCGCTCGGGCGCACCGAGCTGCCCGGCGACGGCCTGGACGGCCGGCGGGTCATCCTCGTCGACGACGTGCTGTTCTCCGGTCGTACCGTCCGGGCTGCCCTCGATGCTCTCAACGACGTCGGGCGGCCCAGCTCGGTGCAGCTCGCCGTCCTGGTCGACCGGGGTCACCGGCAACTGCCCATCCGGGCCGACTACGTGGGCAAGAACATCCCCACGGCGCTGAGCGAGAGCGTGCGGGTGTCGCTGGCCGAGATCGACGGCACCGACGAGGTCAAGCTGTTCGGAGGTGACCCGGCATGA
- a CDS encoding transcriptional regulator, giving the protein MPSEYAKSLGARLRSIRQQQGLSLQGVEEKSNGRWKAVVVGSYERGDRAVTVSRLAELADFYRVPVSELLPDGSGVRLEATNKIVLDLEKLYDAAGEDLAYVARYARAIQQQRGDYNGRVLSIRADDLRALAIVYDISPSGLIERLTEQGVLVADPRAFFAS; this is encoded by the coding sequence ATGCCGTCTGAGTACGCCAAGTCGCTTGGCGCCCGCCTGCGCTCCATCCGCCAGCAGCAGGGCCTGTCCCTGCAGGGCGTGGAGGAGAAGTCCAACGGCCGCTGGAAGGCCGTCGTGGTGGGATCGTACGAGCGTGGCGACCGCGCCGTGACCGTGTCGCGTCTGGCCGAGCTGGCCGACTTCTACCGGGTGCCCGTCTCGGAACTGCTGCCCGACGGCAGCGGCGTCCGGCTCGAGGCCACCAACAAGATCGTGCTCGACCTGGAGAAGCTGTACGACGCGGCCGGCGAGGACCTGGCCTACGTCGCGCGCTACGCCCGGGCCATCCAGCAGCAGCGCGGTGACTACAACGGGCGCGTGCTGTCGATCCGCGCCGACGACCTGCGCGCACTCGCGATCGTGTACGACATCTCGCCGTCCGGCCTCATCGAGCGCCTGACCGAGCAGGGCGTGCTCGTCGCGGACCCGCGCGCGTTCTTCGCCAGCTGA
- a CDS encoding shikimate kinase, with protein MSRPAESESRPESESRPAESTSRPAVVLVGPPGAGKTTVGSAVARLLGVEFADTDHLVEERAGKPIPEIFFDDGEPAFRALEREVIGSALSSFGGVLALGGGAILDPGTRDALRPYPVVFLSVELSDAVKRVGLGAGRPLLSVNPRATLKFLMEERRPLYASVAAHTVATDGRAPEEIAAEVAKLVRVS; from the coding sequence ATGAGCCGGCCTGCCGAGTCCGAGAGCCGGCCCGAGTCCGAGAGCCGGCCCGCCGAGTCGACGAGCCGGCCGGCAGTGGTGCTGGTGGGGCCGCCCGGGGCCGGGAAGACCACGGTCGGCAGTGCGGTCGCGCGGCTGCTCGGGGTCGAGTTCGCCGACACCGACCACCTCGTCGAGGAGCGGGCCGGCAAGCCGATCCCGGAGATCTTCTTCGACGACGGCGAGCCCGCGTTCCGGGCGCTCGAGCGCGAGGTGATCGGTTCCGCGCTCAGCTCGTTCGGCGGGGTGCTCGCGCTGGGCGGTGGCGCCATTCTCGATCCGGGTACGAGGGACGCCCTGCGCCCGTATCCCGTCGTGTTCCTGTCGGTGGAGCTCTCCGACGCGGTCAAACGGGTCGGTCTGGGAGCGGGCCGCCCGCTGCTCAGCGTGAACCCGCGGGCGACGCTCAAGTTCCTGATGGAGGAGCGCCGCCCGTTGTACGCCTCCGTCGCCGCTCACACGGTGGCCACCGACGGCCGGGCACCGGAGGAGATCGCCGCCGAGGTGGCGAAACTCGTGCGGGTCAGTTGA
- the aroC gene encoding chorismate synthase produces the protein MLRWLTAGESHGPALVALMEGVPAGVRVTSADIGRDLARRRLGYGRGARMKFEQDAVEIIGGVRHGVTLGSPVAIRVGNSEWPKWETVMSADPVDAEELAAQARNAPLTRPRPGHADLAGMQKYGHTDARPILERASARETAARVAIGVVAKALVKQALGIDIVSHVIEMGSVSAKAGLIPSPGDAERIDADPVRCLDPEASARMVAEVDAAKKDADTLGGIVEVLAYSVPPGLGSHVQWDRKLDARLAAALMSIQSVKGVEIGDGFTQARSRGSVAHDEIIPTADGVRRVTDRAGGLEGGITNGENLRVRAALKPISSLNRALQTVDVVTGEPATAINQRSDVAAVAAGAVVAEAMVALVLAEAATEKFGADSVAEISRNLAGYLESLPIR, from the coding sequence GTGTTGCGCTGGCTTACCGCAGGTGAATCGCATGGACCGGCCCTCGTCGCCCTGATGGAGGGCGTGCCCGCGGGGGTGCGGGTGACGAGCGCGGACATCGGGCGTGATCTGGCTCGCCGGCGGCTGGGCTATGGCCGCGGGGCCCGGATGAAGTTCGAGCAGGATGCGGTCGAGATCATCGGCGGGGTCCGGCACGGGGTGACGCTGGGGTCGCCGGTGGCGATCCGGGTGGGCAACTCGGAGTGGCCCAAGTGGGAGACGGTGATGTCCGCCGACCCCGTGGACGCCGAGGAGCTGGCGGCGCAGGCACGCAACGCCCCGCTGACCCGGCCGCGGCCCGGGCACGCCGATCTGGCCGGCATGCAGAAGTACGGGCACACCGACGCACGGCCGATCCTGGAGCGGGCCAGCGCGCGGGAGACCGCGGCGCGGGTGGCGATCGGTGTGGTGGCCAAGGCGCTGGTGAAGCAGGCGCTGGGCATCGACATCGTGTCGCACGTGATCGAGATGGGGTCGGTGAGCGCCAAGGCCGGGCTGATCCCGTCGCCCGGGGACGCCGAGCGGATCGACGCCGACCCGGTGCGGTGCCTCGACCCGGAGGCCAGTGCGCGGATGGTGGCCGAGGTCGACGCGGCGAAGAAGGACGCGGACACGCTCGGGGGCATCGTCGAGGTGCTGGCGTACTCCGTACCCCCGGGTCTGGGGTCGCATGTGCAGTGGGACCGCAAGCTGGACGCCCGGCTGGCCGCCGCGCTGATGTCCATCCAGTCCGTCAAGGGGGTGGAGATCGGCGACGGCTTCACCCAGGCGCGGTCGCGGGGGTCGGTCGCGCACGACGAGATCATCCCCACCGCGGACGGCGTGCGGCGGGTGACCGATCGGGCCGGTGGGCTTGAGGGCGGCATCACCAACGGGGAGAACCTGCGGGTACGGGCCGCGCTGAAGCCGATCTCCTCGCTCAACCGGGCGTTGCAGACCGTCGACGTGGTCACCGGTGAGCCCGCCACGGCGATCAACCAGCGCTCCGACGTGGCCGCGGTCGCGGCGGGGGCGGTGGTGGCCGAGGCGATGGTGGCGCTGGTGCTGGCCGAGGCGGCGACCGAGAAGTTCGGCGCCGACTCGGTGGCCGAGATCAGCCGCAATTTGGCCGGCTATCTCGAGAGCCTGCCGATCCGATGA
- the aroB gene encoding 3-dehydroquinate synthase has translation MDKLTRIPVTGDRSYDVLVGRDLLAALPPLVRGAARAAVLHAAPLKQRAAAVADALAAAGLRPLPIEVPDAEAGKTVEVAARCWDELGAAGFTRTDVVVGVGGGAVTDLAGFVAASWLRGVRWVPVSSSLLGMVDAAVGGKTGVNIAAGKNLVGAFHPPAGVLCDLDLLTTLPAEDLRAGLAEVVKCGFIADPAILELVEGDPAAAADPAGPVLRELVERAIRVKAEVVSNDLRESGLREILNYGHTLGHAIERHEHYRWRHGHAVAVGLVYAAELGRLAGRLDEATATRHAAVLRSLGLPTTYRADAWGELLPAMRVDKKTRADTLRFVVLDGPARPGILTISDESLLARAYEAVAT, from the coding sequence ATGGACAAACTGACCCGCATCCCCGTCACCGGCGACCGCAGCTATGACGTGCTCGTCGGCCGTGACCTGCTCGCCGCCCTGCCGCCGCTGGTGCGGGGTGCGGCCCGGGCCGCGGTGCTGCACGCGGCGCCGCTCAAGCAACGCGCCGCGGCGGTGGCCGACGCGCTGGCCGCGGCCGGGCTGCGGCCGCTGCCGATCGAGGTGCCCGACGCCGAGGCCGGCAAGACCGTCGAGGTCGCGGCCCGCTGCTGGGACGAGCTCGGCGCGGCCGGCTTCACCCGGACCGACGTCGTGGTCGGCGTCGGCGGCGGTGCGGTGACCGACCTGGCCGGGTTCGTCGCGGCGAGCTGGCTGCGCGGGGTGCGCTGGGTGCCGGTGTCGTCCTCGCTGCTCGGCATGGTCGACGCGGCGGTGGGTGGCAAGACCGGTGTCAACATCGCCGCGGGCAAGAACCTGGTCGGTGCCTTCCACCCGCCCGCCGGGGTGCTCTGCGATCTGGACCTGCTGACCACGCTGCCCGCCGAGGACCTGCGGGCCGGGCTGGCCGAAGTGGTCAAGTGCGGGTTCATCGCCGACCCGGCGATCCTGGAGCTGGTCGAGGGCGACCCGGCCGCGGCCGCCGATCCGGCCGGCCCGGTGCTGCGCGAGCTGGTCGAGCGGGCGATCCGGGTCAAGGCCGAGGTGGTCAGCAACGACCTGCGCGAGTCCGGGCTGCGCGAGATCCTCAACTACGGGCACACCCTCGGGCACGCGATCGAGCGGCACGAGCACTACCGGTGGCGGCACGGCCATGCGGTCGCGGTCGGCCTGGTGTACGCGGCGGAACTGGGCCGTCTCGCGGGGCGGCTCGACGAGGCCACGGCCACGCGGCATGCGGCGGTGCTGCGGTCGCTCGGCCTGCCGACCACCTACCGCGCCGACGCCTGGGGCGAGCTGCTGCCCGCGATGCGGGTCGACAAGAAGACGCGCGCCGACACGCTGCGCTTCGTGGTGCTCGACGGCCCGGCCCGGCCCGGCATCCTGACGATCTCCGACGAATCCCTGCTCGCGCGGGCCTACGAGGCGGTGGCAACGTGA
- a CDS encoding aspartate carbamoyltransferase catalytic subunit yields the protein MIKHLRSAADLDADTATLILDTAGEMAALAGREVKKLPTLRGRTVVNLFYEDSTRTRISFEAAAKRLSADVINFSAKGSSVSKGESLKDTALTLQAMGADAVVIRHPASGAPHRLASWVDGSVVNAGDGTHEHPTQALLDAYTMRSRLGKIAGLKVAIVGDVLHSRVARSNVLLLTTLGAEVTLVGPPTLIPVDIAAALSPETAVSYDLDSVLPDMDVVMMLRVQTERMQDSYFPSAREYSRRYGLDVARMRKLPEHAIVMHPGPMNRGMEIAPEVADSSRSTIVEQVANGVSARMAVLYLLLGGKA from the coding sequence ATGATCAAGCATCTGCGCTCCGCGGCCGACCTGGACGCCGACACCGCCACGCTGATCCTGGACACGGCGGGTGAGATGGCCGCCCTTGCGGGGCGTGAGGTCAAGAAGCTGCCGACGCTGCGCGGGCGGACCGTGGTCAACCTGTTCTACGAGGACTCCACCCGCACCCGGATCAGCTTCGAGGCCGCCGCCAAGCGGCTCTCGGCCGACGTGATCAATTTTTCCGCGAAGGGCTCCAGCGTCTCAAAGGGTGAGAGCCTGAAGGACACGGCGCTCACCCTCCAGGCGATGGGGGCGGACGCGGTCGTGATCCGGCACCCCGCCTCCGGCGCCCCGCACCGGCTCGCGTCCTGGGTGGACGGCTCGGTGGTCAACGCCGGGGACGGCACCCACGAACACCCGACCCAGGCGCTGCTCGACGCGTACACGATGCGCTCGCGGCTCGGGAAGATCGCCGGCCTCAAGGTCGCGATCGTGGGCGACGTGCTGCACAGCCGGGTCGCGCGCTCGAACGTCCTGCTGCTCACCACGCTCGGTGCCGAGGTCACCCTGGTCGGCCCGCCGACCCTCATCCCGGTCGACATCGCCGCGGCTCTCTCTCCGGAGACAGCGGTCTCGTACGACCTCGACAGCGTCCTGCCCGACATGGACGTCGTGATGATGCTGCGGGTGCAGACCGAGCGGATGCAGGATTCCTACTTCCCCTCCGCCCGGGAGTACAGCCGTCGCTACGGACTCGACGTCGCCCGGATGCGCAAGCTGCCGGAGCACGCGATCGTCATGCACCCCGGCCCGATGAACCGGGGCATGGAGATCGCGCCCGAGGTGGCCGACTCGTCCCGCTCCACCATCGTTGAACAGGTAGCCAACGGGGTCAGCGCCCGGATGGCGGTCCTCTATCTGCTGCTGGGAGGCAAGGCATGA
- the efp gene encoding elongation factor P has protein sequence MASTNDLKNGLVLNLEGELWSVVEFQHVKPGKGGAFVRTTLKNVLSGKVVDKTFNAGTKVETATVDKRTMQYLYQDGEDFVFMDLDTFDQITVPGGTVAENANYLLPEAEATVATHEGVPLYIELPTSVFLEVTYTEPGLQGDRSTGGTKPATVETGATVNVPLFITTGEKIKVDTRDGRYLGRS, from the coding sequence ATGGCTTCCACCAACGACCTGAAGAACGGCCTGGTGCTCAACCTCGAGGGCGAGCTGTGGTCCGTCGTCGAGTTCCAGCACGTCAAGCCGGGCAAGGGCGGCGCGTTCGTGCGCACCACGCTCAAGAACGTGCTCTCCGGCAAGGTCGTGGACAAGACCTTCAACGCCGGCACCAAGGTCGAGACGGCCACGGTCGACAAGCGCACGATGCAGTATCTGTACCAGGACGGCGAGGACTTCGTCTTCATGGACCTGGACACCTTCGACCAGATCACGGTGCCCGGCGGCACGGTCGCCGAGAATGCCAACTACCTGCTGCCCGAGGCCGAGGCCACGGTGGCGACCCACGAGGGCGTGCCGCTCTACATCGAGCTGCCCACCAGCGTCTTCCTCGAGGTGACCTACACCGAGCCGGGCCTGCAGGGTGACCGCTCGACCGGCGGCACCAAGCCGGCCACCGTCGAGACCGGCGCCACGGTCAACGTCCCGCTGTTCATCACCACGGGCGAGAAGATCAAGGTCGACACCCGCGACGGCCGCTACCTCGGCCGCAGCTGA
- the aroQ gene encoding type II 3-dehydroquinate dehydratase, whose amino-acid sequence MTVYVLNGPNLGRLGTRQVDVYGVGSYADLVALCERTGKELGLEVVVRQTDAEHEMLAWIHAAADEQAPVVLNPGAWSHYNYAVRDACAILRAPLVEVHISNIHAREEFRHHSVISAVATGVVAGLGFDGYRLALMHIAGRERPDSPGAVSRR is encoded by the coding sequence GTGACGGTCTACGTCCTGAACGGTCCCAACCTGGGGCGGCTCGGCACCCGGCAGGTCGATGTGTACGGCGTCGGCTCCTACGCCGATCTCGTCGCGCTCTGCGAACGTACGGGGAAGGAGCTGGGTCTCGAGGTCGTCGTCCGCCAGACGGACGCGGAGCACGAGATGCTCGCCTGGATCCATGCCGCCGCGGACGAACAGGCCCCCGTGGTGCTCAATCCGGGCGCCTGGTCGCACTACAATTACGCGGTACGCGACGCCTGCGCGATCCTGCGGGCGCCCCTTGTCGAGGTGCACATCTCCAACATCCATGCCCGCGAGGAGTTCCGGCACCACTCGGTGATCTCAGCCGTCGCCACCGGTGTCGTCGCAGGCCTGGGCTTCGACGGTTACCGCCTCGCACTGATGCACATCGCGGGACGTGAACGCCCCGATTCGCCGGGTGCGGTCTCGCGCCGGTAA
- a CDS encoding Clp protease N-terminal domain-containing protein, whose amino-acid sequence MPKINVYLPDELADSVREAGLPVSAICQYALQQALRRVASLRKSLSAPLEPGRLAEQFPQLTGRAVTVLTLAAERARQRGDAPVTTGDLLHGLIAEGSNLGLQVLGAMDVDTAAISAPDNAEPAGPGGGDGLRFSAPAIAAIELAVLEAVGLSHNYVGCEHLLIGLSAEPDGAAGAVLRELGADGRATKRAVAAAVAGYAHLRANTAQPAAATGLLTAVRAELAPLVQRIEALESRIN is encoded by the coding sequence ATGCCAAAAATCAACGTGTACCTCCCCGACGAGCTGGCCGACTCGGTCCGGGAGGCGGGGCTGCCGGTGTCGGCCATCTGCCAGTACGCCCTGCAGCAGGCGCTGCGCCGGGTGGCAAGCCTGCGCAAGTCGCTGTCCGCACCGCTGGAACCCGGCCGGCTCGCCGAGCAGTTCCCGCAGCTCACCGGGCGGGCCGTCACCGTGCTGACGCTGGCCGCCGAACGCGCCCGGCAGCGCGGCGATGCCCCGGTCACCACCGGCGACCTGCTGCACGGGCTGATCGCCGAGGGCAGCAACCTGGGCCTGCAGGTGCTCGGCGCGATGGACGTCGACACCGCCGCCATCAGCGCCCCGGACAACGCCGAGCCCGCCGGCCCCGGCGGCGGGGACGGGCTGCGGTTCAGCGCCCCGGCGATCGCCGCGATCGAGCTGGCCGTGCTGGAGGCGGTCGGGCTGAGCCACAACTATGTGGGCTGCGAGCACCTGCTGATCGGGCTCAGCGCCGAACCCGACGGCGCGGCCGGCGCGGTGCTGCGCGAGCTCGGCGCCGACGGGCGTGCCACCAAACGCGCGGTCGCTGCGGCAGTGGCCGGCTATGCGCACCTGCGCGCGAACACGGCGCAACCGGCGGCGGCCACCGGACTGCTCACCGCCGTACGTGCGGAATTGGCTCCGCTGGTCCAGCGCATCGAGGCGCTGGAGAGCCGGATCAACTGA
- a CDS encoding dihydroorotase codes for MTAYLLQGVSLLGGKPADVLIRDGVIADGGKADEVIDARGLVALPGLVDLHTHLREPGREDAETVETGSRAAALGGYTAVFAMANTSPVADTAGVVEQVWRLGREAGLVDVQPIGAVTVGLAGKQLAELGAMATSAAGVRIFSDDGHCVADPRLMRRALEYVKAFDGIIAQHAEEPRLTEGAQMHEGEVSTRLGLTGWPAVAEEAIIARDVLLAEHVGSRLHVCHVSTAGSVEVLRQAKARGVRVTAEVTPHHLLLTDELAASYDPVYKVNPPLRTAADVQALRQALIDGVIDIVATDHAPHAVEDKECEWAYARPGMVGLETALPVVLSVLGEQWELIAERMSRTPARIAGLTGHGTDLSAGSPANLTLVDPSARRVVDPAELASRSRNTPYAGTTLPGRIVATFLRGAPTVLDGKAVK; via the coding sequence ATGACCGCATATCTGCTCCAAGGTGTCTCCCTTCTCGGTGGGAAGCCCGCCGACGTGCTGATCCGTGACGGCGTGATCGCCGACGGCGGCAAGGCCGACGAGGTCATCGACGCGCGGGGCCTGGTCGCCCTGCCCGGCCTGGTCGACCTGCACACCCACCTGCGCGAGCCGGGCCGCGAGGACGCCGAGACGGTCGAGACCGGCTCGCGCGCCGCGGCGCTGGGCGGCTACACCGCGGTGTTCGCGATGGCCAACACCTCGCCGGTGGCCGACACCGCCGGCGTGGTCGAGCAGGTCTGGCGGCTGGGCCGCGAGGCCGGGCTGGTCGACGTGCAGCCGATCGGCGCGGTCACCGTCGGGCTGGCCGGCAAGCAGCTGGCCGAGCTGGGCGCGATGGCCACCTCGGCGGCCGGCGTGCGGATCTTCTCCGACGACGGGCACTGCGTGGCCGATCCGCGGCTGATGCGCCGGGCCCTGGAGTACGTGAAGGCGTTCGACGGCATCATCGCCCAGCACGCCGAGGAGCCCCGGCTCACCGAGGGCGCGCAGATGCACGAGGGCGAGGTCTCGACCCGGCTCGGGCTGACCGGCTGGCCGGCCGTCGCCGAGGAGGCCATCATCGCCCGCGACGTGCTGCTGGCCGAGCACGTGGGCAGCCGCCTGCATGTCTGCCACGTCTCCACCGCCGGTTCGGTCGAGGTGCTGCGCCAGGCCAAGGCCCGCGGCGTGCGGGTGACCGCCGAGGTCACCCCGCATCACCTCCTGCTCACCGACGAGCTCGCGGCCAGCTACGACCCGGTCTACAAGGTCAACCCCCCGTTGCGTACGGCCGCAGATGTGCAAGCCCTGCGGCAGGCCCTGATCGACGGGGTCATCGACATCGTCGCCACCGACCACGCCCCGCACGCCGTCGAGGACAAGGAATGCGAGTGGGCGTACGCGCGCCCGGGCATGGTGGGGCTGGAAACCGCGCTGCCGGTCGTGCTGAGCGTGCTCGGGGAGCAGTGGGAGCTCATCGCCGAGCGGATGTCCCGCACCCCGGCCCGCATCGCCGGGCTGACCGGGCACGGCACCGACCTCAGCGCCGGTTCGCCGGCCAACCTCACGCTGGTGGACCCGTCCGCCCGCCGGGTCGTCGACCCGGCCGAGCTGGCGAGCCGCAGCCGCAACACACCGTACGCGGGCACCACCCTGCCGGGTCGCATCGTCGCGACCTTCCTCCGGGGAGCGCCGACCGTCCTGGATGGGAAGGCCGTCAAGTGA
- the nusB gene encoding transcription antitermination factor NusB — MPARRKARKRALDVLYEADLRDLSPASVLTTYLDRIEKPHPDHLDYTISLVQGVAEHLDRIDELIASYAEGWTIDRMPVVDRNLARIAVFELLYLPEIDDPVAITEAVELAKQMSTDDSPRFLNGILGRIAEFATR, encoded by the coding sequence ATGCCTGCGCGCCGCAAGGCGCGCAAGCGGGCCCTGGACGTCCTCTACGAGGCCGACCTCCGGGACCTCTCCCCGGCCTCGGTGCTGACCACCTATCTGGATCGCATCGAGAAGCCCCACCCCGACCACCTGGACTACACGATCAGCCTGGTCCAGGGGGTCGCCGAACACCTCGACCGGATCGACGAGCTGATCGCGAGCTACGCCGAGGGCTGGACCATCGACCGCATGCCGGTGGTCGACCGCAACCTGGCCCGCATCGCCGTCTTCGAGCTGCTCTACCTGCCGGAGATCGACGACCCGGTGGCCATCACCGAGGCGGTCGAGCTGGCCAAGCAGATGTCCACCGACGACAGTCCGCGGTTCCTCAACGGCATTCTCGGCCGCATCGCCGAGTTCGCCACCCGCTGA